From Cryobacterium sp. GrIS_2_6:
ACGGCGGTGTCCTTGACCGCGGCCGCCCAGACCGGGCTTCCCATCGTGGGCGCCGTGCTGTTCCCGGTCGGATTCGCCATTATCCTGCTGCTCGGACTCGAGCTCGTCACGGGAAGCTTCGCGCTGATCCCCCTCGCGGTCCTCGAGGGCCGAACGACCATTAAAAAGGGCCTCACCAATTTCGGTGTCGTCATCGCCGCCCACCTGTTCGGCGCCGTGCTCTTCGGCTTCCTCTACGTCGTCTCGATCACGTACATGGGCACCGTGACCACAGACCCGATGGTCCAGGCCATCGTGCATCTCGCCGAGCACAAGGTTCTGCCGTATGAAGCGGTCGGCCCTGGCGGAATCGTCGTCGCGATCATCAAGGCGATGCTCTGTAACTGGATGGTCGCGATCGGCACGATCATGTTCTACACCTCGAAGTCCACCGCAGGAAAGATCCTCGCGATGTGGCTGCCGGTCACGATCTTCTTCAGCCTCGGACTCGAGCACGCGATCGTGAACATGTTCGTCATCCCCGCCGGCATGATGCTCGGCGCCCCGATCAGTATCGGCCAGTGGCTGCTCTGGAACCAGATCCCCGTTCTCGTCGGCAACCTGCTCGGTGCGATCCTCTTCACCGCCCTGCCGGTGTACTTCTCGCACCGTACCCGGGTCAACCGTGCCGCCCACCTGGAAGCGAGCGCTACGACCGCGACCGACGCCGAAACCGCGGACGAGTCCGTTCCCGTCCACGCCTAGGCTTTCTTCGTGCGCATCGATATCCTCACCATCTTCCCGGAGTTCTTCTCGGTCCTCGACGTCTCCCTGCTCGGCAAGGCCCGGCAGTCCGGACTCATCGAGGTGCTCGTGCACAACCTGCGCGACCACACCCACGACCGGCACAACACCGTCGACGACACCCCGTACGGCGGCGGCGCCGGCATGGTGATGAAGCCGGAACCCTGGGGCGAGGCTCTCGACGCGATCCTCGACGAGACCACCGACGAGACCACCGACGAGACCAACGACGAGACCACCGACGCTGGCGGCGACCCGGCAGCGGATGCCACGGCGAACGACGCAGGGCCGCTCCTGATCTTCCCGTCCCCGGCCGGCGACCTCTTCACCCAGAAGATGGCCCGCGAACTGGCCGCCGAACCCCAACTCGTCTTCGGCTGCGGGCGTTACGAAGGCATCGACCAACGCGTCTTCGACCACTTCGCCTCCCTCGGGCGCGTGCGGCTGGTCAGCCTCGGCGACTATGTGCTCAACGGGGGAGAGGTCGCGGTGATGGCCATGATCGAGGCCGTCGGCCGGCTCATCCCCGGCATGGTCGGCAACCCGGAGAGCCTCGTCGAGGAGTCCCACGAGGACGGACTCCTCGAATATCCGAGCTACACCAAGCCGTCCAGCTGGCGCGGTCTCGACGTACCCCCGGTGCTCCTGAG
This genomic window contains:
- the trmD gene encoding tRNA (guanosine(37)-N1)-methyltransferase TrmD yields the protein MRIDILTIFPEFFSVLDVSLLGKARQSGLIEVLVHNLRDHTHDRHNTVDDTPYGGGAGMVMKPEPWGEALDAILDETTDETTDETNDETTDAGGDPAADATANDAGPLLIFPSPAGDLFTQKMARELAAEPQLVFGCGRYEGIDQRVFDHFASLGRVRLVSLGDYVLNGGEVAVMAMIEAVGRLIPGMVGNPESLVEESHEDGLLEYPSYTKPSSWRGLDVPPVLLSGNHGAIATWRHDQQLERTRRVRPDLLPPANAEPASGVRE
- a CDS encoding formate/nitrite transporter family protein; translated protein: MSYVQPDQLIDDIIHSGVVKSNLTIMQMIIRGTLSGAILGAATAVSLTAAAQTGLPIVGAVLFPVGFAIILLLGLELVTGSFALIPLAVLEGRTTIKKGLTNFGVVIAAHLFGAVLFGFLYVVSITYMGTVTTDPMVQAIVHLAEHKVLPYEAVGPGGIVVAIIKAMLCNWMVAIGTIMFYTSKSTAGKILAMWLPVTIFFSLGLEHAIVNMFVIPAGMMLGAPISIGQWLLWNQIPVLVGNLLGAILFTALPVYFSHRTRVNRAAHLEASATTATDAETADESVPVHA